The Sulfurospirillum halorespirans DSM 13726 genome has a window encoding:
- the ccsA gene encoding cytochrome c biogenesis protein gives MKIITLLGKHFFSYPFILFMLFLLGLGAGVATFIESAYDTQSAKAVVYDALWYEGVMLLLTLSLLGIIYKNKMWKKFGACVLHVAFVAILIGAALTRYFGYEGVIHIREGLSEHEMLSVQPYFQIRTEKELFEYPLALAQLGNNAFSYSEMIDGKVLHVNYKSFHAGSKGELSSLMVEATYDSKIKTVKIEGGAGWIEPPTLLRFDDVEIALSWGSKVVELPFAFKLIRFELERYPGSKSPSSYASEIEVIDKAEKSVLPYRIFMNHPLHYKGYTFFQSSYDTDEKGTILEVNKDPGKWPTYFGYFLLCVGFIGNFFTKGSRFLKLRAFLQKSALALLLPLLLGTSLPLKADSPDALELFRKNSYEHANGAFSALLVQDYAGRIKPISTEAVEIVHKIAGKSSLFGLTPEQMILGMSSNAALWQELPIIKLSNANIKKVLSLPPETEYVSFASMFDDEGYYKLAKQVSAANQKAGSKRDTFDNDVIKFDEKLNIAYLTLKGVFFKFVPIPNDATHTWIAPNDAFSNPIVSREVKSTLNDYFVALQEGVSNNHWENANKALAALKENQRIQSSEILPSETRIRAEVLYNHMGLFQKLVGFYFLLGFGAFALAVFSIFTCKRYSSLEKGVLYLFIAGFIVHSFGLALRWYISGHAPWSDSYESMVYIGWSASFAGVMVFRKSILSLAAAAILAAIVMLVAHMSFVNPQITNLVPVLKSYWLTIHVSVITASYGFLGMGALLGLITLVLMMLKNKKNESLMNEQIRHLVAINEISLIIGLCMLTIGNFFGGIWANESWGRYWGWDPKETWSFVSIIVYALILHLRFIPKLNSVYIFSITSLLGYSSIMMTYFGVNFYLTGMHSYAATGASPAVPSFVYYTLLCVFGLCALAYKGRDVKTI, from the coding sequence ATGAAGATTATAACACTTTTAGGAAAACACTTTTTTTCGTATCCGTTTATCCTCTTCATGTTGTTTCTCTTAGGCTTGGGTGCGGGTGTTGCGACGTTCATTGAAAGTGCTTACGACACCCAAAGCGCTAAAGCCGTGGTCTATGATGCCTTATGGTACGAAGGGGTGATGCTTCTGCTCACCCTCTCTTTGCTTGGCATTATCTATAAAAACAAAATGTGGAAAAAGTTTGGTGCTTGTGTGCTTCACGTAGCCTTTGTTGCAATTCTTATCGGTGCGGCATTGACGCGTTATTTTGGGTATGAGGGTGTGATTCATATCAGAGAAGGGTTAAGCGAGCATGAGATGCTCAGCGTTCAGCCTTATTTTCAAATTAGAACCGAAAAAGAGCTTTTTGAGTACCCACTTGCTTTAGCACAACTGGGTAACAATGCCTTTTCGTACAGCGAAATGATCGATGGAAAAGTTTTACATGTAAACTACAAAAGCTTCCATGCTGGCTCCAAAGGCGAGCTGAGTTCATTGATGGTGGAAGCAACCTACGATAGTAAAATCAAAACGGTTAAAATCGAAGGCGGTGCTGGCTGGATTGAGCCTCCAACCCTGCTTCGCTTTGATGATGTCGAAATAGCCCTTTCATGGGGTTCAAAAGTGGTTGAATTGCCCTTTGCGTTTAAACTGATTCGTTTTGAACTAGAGCGTTACCCCGGTTCCAAAAGTCCCTCTTCGTACGCCAGTGAGATCGAAGTGATCGACAAAGCGGAGAAGAGTGTCTTACCATACCGAATTTTTATGAACCACCCTTTGCACTACAAAGGGTACACATTTTTCCAATCTTCCTACGATACGGACGAGAAAGGAACGATTTTGGAAGTGAACAAAGACCCCGGCAAATGGCCGACTTATTTTGGGTATTTTCTGCTCTGTGTTGGCTTTATCGGCAACTTTTTTACCAAAGGAAGCAGGTTTCTAAAACTTCGTGCCTTTTTGCAAAAAAGCGCTTTAGCCCTTCTTTTGCCTCTTTTGCTTGGTACCTCTTTACCGTTAAAAGCGGACTCTCCAGATGCGCTTGAACTCTTTCGTAAAAACTCTTATGAACACGCCAATGGCGCGTTTAGTGCTTTGTTGGTGCAAGATTATGCAGGGCGCATCAAGCCTATTAGTACCGAAGCCGTTGAAATTGTCCATAAAATAGCTGGTAAAAGTTCCCTTTTTGGGCTCACACCTGAGCAGATGATCTTGGGTATGAGTTCCAACGCTGCACTGTGGCAGGAGCTTCCCATCATCAAGCTCTCCAACGCAAACATTAAAAAAGTGCTCAGTTTACCACCTGAAACTGAGTATGTGAGTTTTGCCTCGATGTTCGATGACGAGGGCTACTATAAACTGGCAAAACAGGTCAGTGCCGCCAATCAAAAAGCTGGGTCCAAACGCGATACCTTTGATAATGACGTGATTAAATTCGATGAAAAGCTCAACATCGCGTACCTTACCCTCAAAGGGGTCTTTTTTAAATTTGTTCCGATTCCAAACGATGCAACGCACACGTGGATCGCTCCTAACGATGCGTTTAGCAACCCAATAGTGAGTCGTGAAGTCAAAAGCACCCTTAATGACTACTTTGTAGCGCTTCAAGAGGGTGTTTCAAACAACCACTGGGAGAACGCTAATAAGGCACTCGCAGCGCTTAAAGAGAACCAACGCATCCAAAGCAGTGAGATCCTTCCAAGCGAGACACGCATCCGTGCTGAAGTGCTCTACAACCACATGGGATTGTTTCAAAAACTCGTTGGGTTTTACTTCTTACTGGGCTTTGGCGCGTTCGCTCTAGCGGTCTTTTCCATCTTTACATGTAAACGTTACTCATCCCTTGAAAAGGGCGTTTTGTACCTTTTTATCGCAGGGTTTATCGTACACAGTTTTGGGTTGGCTCTGAGGTGGTACATCTCAGGGCATGCCCCATGGAGTGATTCGTACGAGTCGATGGTGTACATCGGTTGGTCTGCAAGCTTTGCAGGTGTGATGGTTTTTCGCAAATCCATTCTCTCCCTAGCCGCCGCGGCGATTTTAGCGGCGATTGTGATGCTCGTCGCACATATGAGTTTTGTTAATCCTCAAATCACCAATCTGGTACCTGTGTTAAAATCGTACTGGCTCACCATCCATGTTTCGGTCATTACGGCAAGTTACGGCTTTTTGGGTATGGGCGCTTTGCTTGGGTTGATTACGTTGGTGTTGATGATGCTGAAAAACAAAAAGAATGAATCTCTTATGAACGAGCAGATCAGGCATTTGGTCGCGATCAATGAGATCAGCCTCATTATCGGGCTTTGTATGCTCACCATCGGCAACTTTTTTGGAGGTATCTGGGCGAATGAGTCGTGGGGACGTTACTGGGGTTGGGATCCAAAAGAGACATGGTCGTTTGTCTCGATCATCGTTTATGCGCTTATCTTACACCTTCGATTTATTCCCAAATTGAACTCAGTGTATATTTTTTCGATCACCTCACTTTTGGGGTATAGCTCGATTATGATGACCTATTTTGGGGTCAATTTTTACCTCACAGGCATGCACTCCTACGCCGCAACGGGGGCGAGTCCTGCTGTTCCTAGCTTTGTCTATTACACACTATTATGCGTATTTGGTCTGTGTGCCTTGGCGTACAAGGGTCGAGATGTTAAAACGATTTAG
- a CDS encoding SEL1-like repeat protein translates to MKKELLILIACAVMANAGFIKEGMDAKESGDHQKLVEIYDKACNEGKASGCYNLGVLYSEGTGNVAKDTAKAIQLYEKACSADFASACYNLGVAYAGGLSVKQDFAKAKEFYEKSCAQDEGCTNLGLLYANGAGVTQDYAKAAEFYKKACKNEDLMGCNNLGFLLAQGRGVPQDYKKASEYYQKACDGDLAIGCDNLGLLYAVGKGVAQDYKKSSQFYDKACKSGFEKSCNNLGILYAEGKGVSADNTKAKELFKSSCDKGLKEGCENVTLLETITK, encoded by the coding sequence ATGAAAAAAGAACTTCTTATTTTAATAGCCTGCGCCGTCATGGCAAATGCTGGATTTATCAAAGAGGGGATGGATGCCAAAGAGAGTGGTGACCATCAAAAACTCGTTGAGATTTACGACAAAGCGTGCAACGAAGGCAAAGCTTCTGGGTGCTATAACTTGGGTGTTTTATATTCAGAGGGCACAGGCAATGTTGCCAAAGATACCGCAAAAGCGATTCAGCTCTATGAAAAAGCGTGTTCTGCTGACTTTGCGTCTGCATGCTATAACTTGGGCGTGGCGTATGCAGGTGGACTTAGTGTTAAGCAAGATTTTGCTAAAGCAAAAGAGTTCTACGAAAAATCCTGCGCGCAGGATGAAGGGTGTACCAACTTGGGGCTTTTGTATGCGAATGGTGCGGGTGTAACACAAGATTATGCCAAAGCGGCTGAGTTTTACAAAAAAGCGTGCAAAAATGAGGACTTAATGGGCTGTAACAACCTAGGGTTTCTTCTAGCACAGGGACGTGGAGTGCCACAAGACTATAAAAAAGCGAGTGAATACTACCAAAAAGCCTGCGATGGCGATCTTGCCATTGGGTGCGACAATCTAGGGCTTTTGTACGCCGTTGGTAAAGGGGTTGCGCAGGATTATAAAAAATCGAGCCAATTTTACGACAAAGCGTGCAAAAGTGGCTTTGAGAAAAGCTGCAACAACCTTGGCATTTTATACGCAGAAGGCAAAGGTGTGAGTGCCGATAACACCAAAGCCAAAGAGCTTTTCAAAAGCAGTTGCGACAAAGGGCTGAAAGAGGGTTGTGAGAACGTCACGCTGTTAGAGACAATTACGAAATAA
- a CDS encoding response regulator transcription factor, with protein sequence MSDCNLLDVLSNKKVLCVEDEACILNNIMESLELFFGKVVGVRDGIEALDEAKSNLYDVIMLDISIPHMDGLEVVKKIREFDKKIPIILLSAHTEQEYLWRAVELKITRYLVKPYDKDALIKALEDVALELIGHTPMFQINPTCKYDFCKKTVFHKDELVHLSKSESRLLEYFLKRLNQTVTYEQLFDYMWEFEQPSKEALKSIVKELRKKIDNNFIKNLYGVGYVCEI encoded by the coding sequence ATGAGTGACTGCAATCTTTTAGATGTTCTTTCGAATAAAAAAGTGCTTTGTGTGGAAGATGAAGCCTGTATTTTGAACAACATCATGGAGTCTTTAGAGCTCTTTTTTGGCAAAGTGGTCGGGGTTCGAGATGGCATTGAAGCGCTTGATGAAGCCAAAAGCAATCTGTACGATGTCATCATGCTCGACATCTCCATTCCTCACATGGATGGGTTGGAAGTGGTGAAAAAAATCCGTGAATTTGATAAAAAAATTCCTATCATCCTTCTTTCGGCGCACACCGAACAAGAGTATCTCTGGCGTGCTGTGGAGCTTAAAATTACCCGCTATTTAGTCAAGCCTTACGATAAAGACGCACTTATTAAAGCCTTGGAAGACGTGGCGTTGGAGCTTATTGGGCACACGCCGATGTTTCAAATCAATCCTACATGTAAATACGACTTTTGCAAAAAAACGGTCTTTCACAAAGATGAACTTGTGCACCTCTCCAAAAGTGAGAGCAGGCTTTTAGAGTACTTTCTCAAACGCCTCAACCAAACGGTGACGTATGAGCAGCTTTTTGATTATATGTGGGAGTTTGAACAGCCGAGTAAAGAAGCACTCAAGTCGATCGTCAAAGAGCTTCGTAAAAAAATCGACAACAATTTCATCAAAAATCTTTACGGCGTGGGGTACGTGTGTGAAATATAG
- a CDS encoding cytochrome C: protein MKNWDKVLLGLFMCINLFSVGLNAEGMEGMQMTKEARDVIANPKGTKESRGVISLQDYIVEEQVMYDWLFKNHPIFTKYGGKTVGKMSVGDRGHEWVAEGHGKAMSKASKRSDGEGISSMMYRVARGSTLQYPNKFIGPEKCGECHPAQYETWSRSRHATTIRFPGEHPEFNNNLTDPVFDKDTASILPKGITPDIIYCTVGHVRTKLGFFDAWLLRGTYHVEGGLLKNGTGQIVAGANQWQRTWALNLTPEVAKKIKKWVPDFPVTLEEYGENGGYVRGLASYAAKYKKSMAFQASTSYCEVCHPWKFDFKNQNEFFSALGNAKELQKHTISKGVSCEECHGAGGHLEGGSGLLISNCERCHQRFDYSPDLAKNPANVGKPDLALSSKFKSMGPGCGTEGAQTYFTAHYEKGMRCATCHDPHDVTGPVTGDKEIKGMNYNPNQGYLSSLYTKPKLKKECKDCHKEQAYIQSKSDTHSKNSCQTCHMPFMMSCENFYAVQFQDQAGFDTQRRSHIWKIDVDPKRKSLVPGSAATGPRDAKDWHFERNEEGRNFIDLMWSCARTTWADKEQVEAKGCHSPIVSELKETLHFKDQKQAYDEVMGWQTPVKEKFTQVKVSIQGLYGVLEVKKLSPSDKTRVYELIEKAQETVDLLEKDGSWGMHGFKYTKQRLDAAVEYVNEAQRVINKNTK from the coding sequence ATGAAAAATTGGGACAAAGTGTTACTTGGTTTATTCATGTGCATCAATCTCTTTTCCGTTGGTCTAAACGCCGAAGGAATGGAGGGGATGCAAATGACTAAGGAAGCAAGAGATGTCATTGCTAATCCGAAAGGGACAAAGGAAAGCAGAGGCGTTATCTCGTTGCAAGACTATATTGTCGAAGAGCAGGTTATGTATGACTGGCTCTTTAAAAACCATCCTATCTTCACCAAATACGGTGGAAAAACGGTTGGTAAAATGTCTGTAGGTGATCGTGGGCATGAGTGGGTGGCTGAGGGTCATGGTAAAGCGATGTCCAAAGCTTCTAAACGAAGTGACGGCGAAGGCATCAGTTCTATGATGTACAGGGTCGCACGTGGTTCAACGCTTCAATACCCCAATAAATTCATTGGGCCAGAGAAATGCGGTGAGTGTCACCCTGCGCAATATGAGACTTGGAGCAGGTCGCGACACGCCACCACAATCAGGTTCCCAGGAGAACATCCAGAGTTTAACAACAACTTGACCGATCCTGTGTTTGACAAAGATACAGCGTCAATTCTCCCTAAAGGAATTACCCCTGATATCATCTATTGTACCGTAGGTCATGTTAGAACAAAATTAGGTTTCTTCGATGCGTGGTTGCTTCGTGGAACGTACCATGTTGAAGGCGGTCTTCTTAAAAATGGTACCGGTCAAATTGTCGCGGGTGCAAACCAATGGCAAAGAACATGGGCGCTTAACCTCACCCCTGAAGTTGCAAAGAAAATCAAAAAATGGGTCCCAGATTTTCCTGTAACGTTAGAAGAGTATGGCGAAAATGGTGGTTATGTAAGAGGCTTAGCGTCGTATGCAGCCAAATACAAAAAATCAATGGCGTTCCAAGCATCGACTTCGTATTGTGAAGTATGCCACCCTTGGAAGTTTGATTTTAAAAACCAAAACGAGTTCTTCTCAGCACTCGGTAATGCGAAAGAGCTTCAAAAACACACCATCTCTAAAGGTGTCTCCTGTGAAGAGTGTCATGGAGCGGGCGGTCACTTAGAAGGTGGTTCGGGTCTTTTGATCTCAAATTGTGAACGCTGTCACCAACGATTTGATTACAGTCCTGATTTGGCTAAAAACCCAGCGAATGTCGGTAAGCCAGACCTTGCACTCAGTTCAAAATTCAAATCTATGGGACCTGGATGTGGAACGGAAGGTGCTCAAACGTACTTTACTGCACACTATGAAAAAGGGATGCGTTGTGCAACCTGCCATGATCCACACGATGTCACAGGACCTGTTACGGGCGATAAAGAGATTAAAGGTATGAACTATAACCCTAACCAAGGTTATTTAAGTTCCCTTTATACTAAACCAAAACTCAAAAAAGAGTGTAAAGATTGTCACAAAGAGCAAGCGTACATCCAGTCAAAATCGGATACGCACAGCAAAAATTCATGTCAAACATGTCACATGCCATTTATGATGAGTTGTGAAAACTTCTATGCGGTTCAGTTCCAAGATCAAGCGGGATTTGATACGCAACGAAGGTCTCATATCTGGAAAATTGATGTGGATCCAAAACGTAAATCTTTGGTACCAGGCTCAGCAGCAACGGGTCCAAGAGATGCGAAAGATTGGCATTTTGAGCGTAATGAAGAGGGTCGTAACTTTATTGATCTTATGTGGTCATGTGCACGTACAACATGGGCAGATAAAGAGCAAGTAGAGGCAAAAGGGTGTCACAGTCCGATTGTTTCAGAACTCAAAGAGACACTTCACTTCAAAGATCAAAAACAAGCGTACGATGAAGTTATGGGATGGCAAACACCTGTGAAAGAGAAATTTACACAGGTCAAAGTAAGCATCCAAGGACTCTATGGCGTGCTTGAAGTCAAAAAACTCTCGCCATCGGATAAAACCAGAGTGTATGAGTTGATTGAAAAAGCACAAGAGACCGTAGACCTTCTTGAAAAAGATGGTTCATGGGGTATGCACGGATTTAAATATACAAAACAACGACTAGATGCTGCTGTTGAGTATGTTAATGAAGCGCAAAGAGTAATCAATAAAAATACAAAATAG
- a CDS encoding FKBP-type peptidyl-prolyl cis-trans isomerase, which produces MRKQLTTGLFVFICLVSGASAGELKTQVQKESYSIGVSTGSYISNQLFEQSEMGAKSDVNAVIDGFIDALKKQQKLKDEEIVTYLNDRAETLNKVSQEKFKQALDQNIAEGKKYLATNAKNKNVKTTKSGLQYEVLSLGAGEKPKKESIVMMNYKAYLVNGMVFDDTYARKTPSHLSMINIVDGLQEGLMLMNEGSKYKLVIPSELAYGNADMQEIPAGSTVIFEVELVKVLKPGELANSAKPLSDEEIKQAHGIEKKKL; this is translated from the coding sequence ATGCGTAAACAACTCACAACAGGATTATTTGTATTTATTTGTTTGGTTTCTGGGGCGTCTGCTGGTGAGCTAAAAACACAAGTACAAAAAGAGTCATACAGTATTGGTGTATCCACAGGAAGCTATATCTCCAATCAACTTTTTGAGCAGTCTGAAATGGGTGCAAAATCGGATGTCAATGCGGTGATTGATGGCTTTATTGATGCCTTGAAGAAACAGCAAAAGCTCAAAGATGAAGAGATTGTTACGTACTTGAATGATCGAGCAGAGACGCTCAATAAAGTGAGTCAAGAAAAATTCAAACAAGCTCTTGATCAAAACATTGCCGAGGGTAAAAAATACCTTGCAACCAATGCCAAAAACAAAAATGTTAAAACAACTAAATCAGGACTGCAATACGAAGTGCTCTCCTTAGGTGCGGGTGAAAAGCCTAAAAAAGAGAGCATTGTGATGATGAACTATAAAGCGTATTTGGTCAATGGTATGGTCTTTGATGACACCTATGCGCGCAAAACACCTTCGCATCTCTCCATGATCAACATCGTCGATGGGTTGCAAGAGGGTTTGATGCTGATGAATGAAGGATCTAAATATAAGTTAGTGATTCCAAGCGAATTAGCGTATGGCAATGCCGATATGCAAGAGATTCCTGCAGGTTCAACGGTGATTTTTGAGGTTGAGTTAGTCAAAGTGTTAAAGCCAGGGGAGCTTGCGAATAGTGCAAAACCACTGAGCGATGAGGAAATAAAACAAGCCCACGGTATCGAGAAAAAGAAACTGTAG
- a CDS encoding 4Fe-4S dicluster domain-containing protein, protein MENDGKRRAFLKVLGLGSVTLGTAGYSVAMAAEKVEKKPHYGMIFDQNKCVGCTDCEVACRKVNEVPEGQVRLYLENKTDPATPMEKRYVRVSCQQCEDAPCVAVCPSKACHRDGKTGIVTMNPDDCIACKYCIVACPYDVRFINHKTKAAENCNFCLNTNLAKGKEPACVESCKYKALVFGDLNDENAYINQILHVKDSVRMKPTYGTKPSLRYIPVVKVGV, encoded by the coding sequence ATGGAAAATGACGGGAAAAGAAGAGCTTTTCTAAAAGTTTTAGGTCTTGGTTCTGTGACATTGGGCACTGCGGGTTACAGTGTTGCAATGGCAGCAGAAAAAGTAGAAAAAAAACCGCATTATGGGATGATTTTTGATCAAAATAAATGCGTGGGATGTACCGATTGTGAAGTAGCGTGTCGAAAAGTGAATGAAGTACCTGAAGGTCAAGTACGCCTTTATCTTGAAAACAAAACCGATCCTGCAACACCGATGGAGAAGCGCTATGTGCGAGTTTCCTGTCAGCAGTGTGAAGACGCTCCGTGTGTTGCGGTATGTCCGAGTAAAGCGTGTCATAGAGATGGTAAAACGGGCATTGTTACCATGAATCCTGATGACTGCATCGCCTGTAAATACTGCATCGTGGCGTGTCCGTACGATGTGCGTTTTATTAACCATAAAACCAAAGCGGCTGAAAACTGTAATTTTTGTCTTAATACGAATTTGGCCAAAGGCAAAGAGCCCGCGTGTGTGGAGTCGTGTAAATACAAAGCGCTTGTGTTTGGGGATTTGAACGATGAAAATGCGTACATCAATCAGATCTTACATGTAAAAGATTCCGTGCGCATGAAACCAACCTATGGAACGAAGCCGAGTCTTCGCTACATACCAGTTGTAAAGGTGGGGGTGTGA
- a CDS encoding c-type heme family protein, translated as MKYSFKVIVALFVVLYAIITLLFFNFYRELAMKDARQEAFFVLDTMNAIRDYISLVQRPLIEELKEKKLLVEDFFDPRLLSSSYITREIYNIQKEKKNINYDYKLVATDPLNPDHEGNAFENEILETFKEGKSKEYSSIINEKGTRYFYVSLPIHNSQESCLQCHTTNSAPKAMIEQYHHIPTFESKVGDVIAMLSLKIPVYSILTYHVKEFVVGGTVMLIVFIVFILFIYKIYRNEQRLKEKTNMLMMSQNRLASMGEMIGNISHQWRQPLAQVGTILINLELHSDKDKLTKEKLTQKIKEANEQLCFMSSTIDDFKNFFVPDTSNKEFSAQEVIYRAQKLLSASLEKYAIAVHIDIQSNFTRLGHANEIVQVLINIMNNAKEAFLAREIKERIIEITAFLDNDIPVITLQNNAGRIEDAIIEKIFDPYFTTKESSSGLGLYMSQMIIEKNGATLRVENVDDGVMFTIIF; from the coding sequence GTGAAATATAGTTTCAAAGTCATCGTAGCGCTTTTTGTGGTGCTTTACGCGATCATTACGTTGCTTTTTTTCAATTTTTATCGCGAACTTGCGATGAAAGATGCCAGGCAAGAGGCCTTTTTTGTGTTAGATACGATGAACGCGATTCGCGATTACATCTCGTTGGTGCAACGCCCCTTGATTGAAGAGTTAAAAGAGAAGAAGCTGTTGGTGGAGGATTTTTTCGATCCGAGGCTGCTCTCTTCTTCGTACATTACGCGTGAAATTTACAACATTCAAAAAGAGAAAAAGAACATCAATTATGACTACAAACTGGTCGCAACCGATCCGCTCAACCCTGACCACGAGGGCAATGCGTTTGAAAATGAGATTTTAGAGACTTTCAAAGAGGGTAAAAGCAAAGAGTACTCTAGCATCATCAATGAAAAAGGAACGCGCTATTTTTACGTGAGCCTTCCGATTCATAACTCTCAAGAGTCCTGTCTGCAATGCCACACGACCAACAGCGCCCCTAAGGCGATGATCGAGCAGTACCATCATATTCCAACCTTTGAGAGCAAAGTAGGCGATGTCATAGCGATGCTCTCTTTAAAAATCCCCGTCTACAGCATTTTGACCTACCATGTGAAAGAGTTTGTGGTGGGTGGAACGGTTATGTTGATCGTTTTTATTGTTTTTATTCTGTTTATCTACAAAATTTACCGAAACGAACAGCGTCTCAAAGAGAAGACCAATATGCTGATGATGAGTCAAAACCGCCTCGCTTCGATGGGTGAAATGATCGGTAATATCTCGCACCAGTGGCGCCAACCCCTCGCACAAGTAGGAACCATTTTGATCAATCTTGAACTGCACAGCGACAAAGACAAACTCACCAAAGAGAAACTGACGCAAAAGATCAAAGAGGCGAATGAACAACTTTGCTTTATGTCAAGCACGATTGATGATTTTAAAAACTTTTTTGTGCCTGACACTTCCAACAAAGAGTTTAGTGCGCAAGAGGTGATTTACCGAGCTCAAAAGCTCCTCAGTGCTTCGTTGGAAAAGTATGCCATTGCCGTGCACATCGACATTCAAAGCAACTTTACACGCTTAGGACATGCCAATGAGATTGTTCAAGTGCTCATTAACATCATGAATAATGCCAAAGAGGCGTTTTTGGCGCGTGAAATCAAAGAGCGAATCATTGAAATTACCGCTTTTTTAGACAATGACATTCCTGTCATCACGCTTCAAAACAATGCAGGACGCATTGAAGATGCGATCATTGAGAAAATCTTTGACCCTTACTTTACGACCAAAGAGTCCAGCAGTGGGCTTGGGCTTTACATGAGTCAGATGATCATCGAAAAAAATGGTGCCACACTGCGCGTTGAAAATGTTGATGACGGCGTTATGTTTACAATTATCTTTTAG
- the nrfD gene encoding NrfD/PsrC family molybdoenzyme membrane anchor subunit, with protein sequence MNGAINFTYGFSHGVEWGWPIAVYLLLAGISGGALIVALLVCFYKKQHEDTPLLKAASLVSFVTIALGMVFLVGDLEKPLYFWKILIHYNFTSVMSIGVMAISVYIPLTVMMCLYLFEKEISTILAKKIQILGYFEMVMVLLKKIRPLIEVLSVIFAVVICAYTGFLISVLVRFPILNTAILPALFVVSGLSAGTASASMVATWFFKEDAHSSDMKTLHVIEWPIMAVEIMLIAMLFVSLLVGNEFQQTTTVAFQSGVYANLFWFGVMGVGFGLPLVLNFALGKHVANSHTAFYLSGMASVTGVLCLRMFIIYAGQTFGV encoded by the coding sequence ATGAATGGAGCCATTAATTTTACATACGGGTTTTCACATGGTGTTGAGTGGGGCTGGCCGATCGCGGTGTATCTGCTGCTTGCGGGTATTTCAGGTGGAGCGCTGATTGTTGCTTTGTTGGTGTGTTTTTATAAAAAACAACACGAGGATACACCACTTTTGAAAGCTGCCTCTTTAGTGTCATTTGTGACGATTGCTTTGGGTATGGTCTTTTTGGTGGGTGATTTGGAAAAGCCACTCTATTTTTGGAAGATTTTGATTCATTATAACTTTACTTCGGTCATGTCGATTGGTGTTATGGCGATTTCGGTCTATATCCCTTTGACCGTGATGATGTGTTTGTATCTGTTTGAAAAAGAGATATCAACGATCCTTGCGAAAAAAATTCAGATTTTGGGTTATTTTGAGATGGTCATGGTGCTTTTGAAAAAAATCCGTCCATTGATTGAAGTTTTGAGTGTCATTTTTGCCGTCGTGATTTGTGCCTATACGGGCTTTTTGATCTCTGTTTTGGTACGTTTTCCGATTTTAAATACCGCCATTTTACCCGCTCTTTTTGTGGTCTCTGGACTTTCAGCAGGTACAGCGTCTGCGAGTATGGTGGCTACGTGGTTCTTTAAAGAAGATGCCCATTCGTCTGATATGAAAACCTTGCATGTCATCGAATGGCCGATTATGGCGGTTGAGATCATGCTCATTGCGATGTTGTTTGTCTCGCTTTTAGTGGGCAATGAGTTTCAACAAACCACGACGGTTGCATTTCAAAGTGGCGTGTATGCCAACCTCTTTTGGTTTGGTGTGATGGGTGTAGGTTTTGGGCTTCCATTGGTGCTTAACTTTGCGTTGGGCAAACACGTGGCGAATTCGCATACGGCTTTTTACCTCTCTGGAATGGCGAGTGTGACAGGCGTTTTATGCCTTCGGATGTTCATTATTTACGCAGGGCAAACGTTTGGCGTTTAA